The following are from one region of the Streptococcus sp. 1643 genome:
- a CDS encoding glycosyltransferase family 4 protein has product MKKIALVKWILDDSGGGERVAVSLANELTKKYEVHLIGITTKQSDLFFKINSQVKYSNFFDHRVRLSKNILKISKMLKKYFIDNEIEVAFGIGISANVFLSLSGIGISTKVVLCDHTNSITDNREFSQKVQRYVGTKLADKIITLTQEDRENYIKKYGVPEEKVCYIYNWKEASFSDISYNKNSTKIVTVGRFDYQKGFDYLVQVAKKVLAKRSDWTWEIYGSGSQDEVDKIRNLINENDLQDKLVIKGLEKNQDLIYGDKGIYVMTSRYEGLPLVLLEAQQYNLPIVSFRCPTGPNEIVEDGVNGYLIDCYDTDKMSDRILELMEDSNLRSSFSNHAKDNMDKFDKEKILKQWIELIETIYEIR; this is encoded by the coding sequence ATGAAAAAAATCGCTTTAGTGAAATGGATTTTGGATGATTCTGGTGGCGGTGAACGAGTTGCTGTATCTTTGGCAAACGAACTTACAAAAAAGTATGAAGTTCATTTGATTGGAATTACAACAAAGCAGTCGGACCTTTTTTTTAAAATCAATTCTCAAGTAAAATACTCCAATTTTTTTGACCATAGAGTACGTTTGTCTAAGAATATTCTAAAAATCTCAAAAATGTTAAAAAAATATTTCATAGATAATGAGATAGAGGTTGCTTTTGGGATAGGGATATCCGCTAATGTATTTTTATCTTTGTCAGGAATAGGAATTTCTACTAAAGTAGTTTTGTGTGATCATACCAATTCAATTACGGATAATAGAGAATTTTCTCAGAAAGTCCAAAGATATGTTGGGACAAAGTTAGCAGATAAGATTATTACTCTCACGCAAGAAGATCGTGAAAATTATATAAAAAAATACGGCGTTCCTGAGGAAAAAGTTTGCTACATCTATAATTGGAAAGAGGCTTCTTTTTCAGATATCTCCTATAATAAAAATTCAACTAAAATCGTGACGGTTGGTCGTTTTGATTATCAAAAAGGATTTGATTATCTTGTTCAAGTCGCGAAAAAAGTGTTAGCGAAAAGGTCTGACTGGACTTGGGAAATCTACGGTTCCGGAAGTCAAGATGAAGTGGACAAAATCAGAAATTTAATCAACGAAAATGATTTACAGGATAAGTTAGTCATCAAAGGACTCGAAAAAAATCAGGATTTGATTTATGGAGATAAAGGGATTTATGTCATGACATCTCGCTATGAAGGTCTACCTTTAGTTCTACTGGAAGCTCAACAATACAACCTCCCAATTGTTAGTTTCAGATGTCCAACAGGACCAAATGAGATTGTTGAAGATGGAGTTAATGGTTATCTGATTGATTGTTATGATACCGATAAAATGAGTGATAGAATACTTGAATTGATGGAAGATTCGAACTTGCGAAGTTCCTTCTCCAATCATGCCAAGGATAATATGGATAAATTCGATAAGGAAAAAATTCTCAAGCAGTGGATTGAACTAATTGAGACGATTTATGAGATAAGATGA
- a CDS encoding glycosyltransferase family 2 protein: MFISIVVPVYNVADYLHFAIESLIKQTYQNFEIILVNDGSTDNSPILCEDYAKQYENIHVFHKENGGLSDARNFGVAKANSDWIFFLDPDDYLEAYTLELIVKIQETHQADLISTKVKATSKYNAYTSYRLQDSDYKDLAPITKEKALELMLDDKVATVSACAKLYKKSILERVPFPVGKIYEDFYVVAEHLALAERIVISPLETYNYYRREGSIVRSTFTEKRYEFFEAVAKNEEVIKREYIQSPELKQALQAKKLLGGFVVIGAKADSGLKDFSKDKELLRVEMSDLLKNNKLSWKIKLKHLIFIFSPKLYLLLR, from the coding sequence ATGTTTATCAGCATCGTTGTTCCTGTTTATAATGTTGCAGACTATCTGCATTTTGCGATAGAAAGCTTAATTAAACAGACCTATCAAAACTTTGAGATAATCCTTGTAAATGATGGTTCCACAGATAATTCTCCTATATTATGCGAAGATTATGCAAAGCAATATGAAAATATCCATGTTTTCCACAAAGAAAATGGTGGATTATCTGATGCACGTAACTTTGGAGTGGCAAAAGCCAACTCAGACTGGATTTTCTTTTTAGATCCGGATGATTATCTTGAAGCATATACTCTAGAGTTAATCGTGAAAATTCAGGAAACACACCAAGCAGACTTGATTTCAACAAAGGTAAAAGCTACTTCAAAATATAATGCTTATACTTCTTATCGATTACAAGACTCAGACTATAAAGATTTGGCTCCGATTACAAAAGAAAAGGCTCTGGAACTAATGTTGGATGACAAAGTTGCAACGGTTTCTGCCTGTGCTAAGCTTTATAAAAAAAGCATATTGGAACGCGTTCCATTTCCAGTCGGGAAAATCTATGAGGATTTTTATGTTGTAGCAGAACATCTTGCCTTAGCTGAAAGAATCGTGATCAGTCCACTTGAAACCTACAATTACTATCGTAGGGAAGGGAGTATAGTTCGTTCAACTTTTACTGAAAAAAGATATGAGTTCTTTGAAGCTGTTGCAAAAAATGAGGAAGTTATTAAAAGAGAGTACATTCAGAGTCCAGAATTAAAGCAAGCTTTGCAAGCTAAAAAATTATTAGGTGGTTTTGTAGTAATTGGTGCAAAAGCTGACTCAGGCTTAAAAGATTTTTCAAAAGATAAAGAGTTGTTGAGAGTCGAAATGAGTGACTTGTTAAAAAATAATAAGTTATCATGGAAGATAAAACTAAAACACCTTATTTTTATTTTTAGCCCTAAATTGTATTTGTTGCTACGATAG
- the glf gene encoding UDP-galactopyranose mutase, which translates to MYDYLIVGAGLSGAIFAHEATKRGKKVKVIDKRDHIGGNIYCENVEGINVHKYGAHIFHTSNKKVWEYVNQFAEFNNYINSPVANYKGSLYNLPFNMNTFYAMWGTKTPQEVKNKIAQQTADMKDVDPKNLEEQAIKLIGPDIYEKLIKGYTEKQWGRSATDLPPFIIKRLPVRLTFDNNYFNDRYQGIPIGGYNVIIENMLNEVEVELGVDFFANRRELEASAEKVVFTGMIDQYFDYKHGELEYRSLRFEHEVLNEDNYQGNAVVNYTEREIPYTRIIEHKHFEYGTQEKTVITREYPADWKRGDEPYYPINDERNNAIFAKYQEEAAQNDKVIFCGRLADYKYYDMHVVIERALDVVEEELGSI; encoded by the coding sequence ATGTACGATTATCTTATCGTTGGTGCTGGTTTGTCTGGAGCAATCTTCGCACACGAAGCTACAAAACGCGGTAAAAAAGTTAAAGTGATTGATAAGCGTGATCACATCGGTGGAAATATCTACTGTGAAAATGTTGAGGGCATCAATGTCCACAAGTATGGTGCCCACATTTTCCATACTTCCAATAAAAAAGTATGGGAATATGTTAACCAATTCGCTGAGTTTAATAACTATATCAACTCGCCAGTGGCTAACTACAAGGGGAGTCTTTACAATCTTCCTTTCAATATGAATACCTTCTACGCTATGTGGGGAACCAAGACACCACAAGAAGTCAAGAACAAGATTGCCCAGCAAACGGCTGATATGAAAGATGTTGATCCCAAGAACTTGGAAGAACAAGCCATCAAGTTGATTGGTCCAGATATCTATGAAAAGTTGATCAAGGGCTACACAGAAAAACAATGGGGACGTTCTGCTACTGATCTTCCACCATTCATCATCAAACGCTTGCCAGTTCGTTTAACCTTTGATAATAATTATTTTAATGACCGTTATCAAGGGATTCCAATTGGGGGTTACAACGTAATAATCGAAAATATGCTAAATGAAGTAGAAGTAGAACTTGGAGTGGACTTTTTTGCCAATCGTCGAGAATTAGAGGCTTCTGCTGAAAAGGTCGTATTTACAGGGATGATTGACCAGTACTTTGACTACAAACACGGGGAGTTAGAATACCGTAGTCTTCGTTTTGAGCATGAAGTTCTAAATGAGGATAACTATCAAGGAAACGCAGTTGTAAACTATACAGAACGAGAAATTCCTTATACTCGTATTATTGAGCATAAACACTTTGAGTATGGTACTCAGGAGAAAACGGTTATTACTCGCGAATACCCAGCTGATTGGAAACGTGGAGATGAACCCTATTATCCAATCAATGATGAGAGAAATAATGCTATCTTTGCTAAATATCAAGAAGAAGCGGCGCAGAATGATAAGGTTATTTTCTGTGGACGTTTAGCAGATTATAAATACTACGATATGCATGTGGTAATCGAACGTGCATTGGATGTGGTAGAGGAAGAACTAGGGAGTATCTAA
- a CDS encoding flippase, translating to MKVLKNYAYNLSYQLLVIILPIITTPYVTRVFSSDDLGTYGYFNSIVTYFILLAMLGVANYGTKVISGHRNEIKKNFWGIYSLQLGATVLSLSLYALLCLTLPSMQNPVAYILGLSLVSKGLDISWLFQGLEDFRKITVRNITVKLVGVISIFLFVKSANDLYLYVFLLTIFELLGQLSMWLPAREFIGSSHFSIEYARHHLKPVILLFLPQVAISLYITLDRTMLGALASTKDVGIYDQALKLVNILLTLVTSLGSVMLPRVAHLLATGDHKAVNKMHEMSFLIYNLVIFPMMAGILIVNDDFVQFFLGQDFQDARYAIAIMIFRMFFIGWTNIMGIQILIPHNQNKEFMISTTAPAIISVGLNLLFLPKLGYIGAAIVSVLTEALVWAIQLYFTRRYLKEVPLIGSLTKIILASAIMYGILLGLKTVIHFSPTINVIVFAVLGGIIYLFAILSLKVVDIKELKQIIKK from the coding sequence ATGAAAGTATTAAAAAACTACGCCTACAATCTTTCTTATCAGTTATTAGTGATTATACTCCCAATCATTACGACTCCCTACGTAACACGGGTCTTTTCTTCGGATGATTTAGGGACGTATGGATACTTTAATTCTATTGTCACCTACTTTATTCTCTTAGCGATGCTAGGAGTTGCTAACTATGGTACTAAGGTCATTTCAGGACATCGTAATGAGATTAAAAAAAACTTTTGGGGAATCTACTCTCTGCAATTAGGGGCAACAGTTCTTTCTCTGTCCTTATATGCTCTTCTTTGTCTGACCCTTCCCTCTATGCAAAATCCGGTAGCCTACATTCTAGGCTTGAGTTTAGTTTCAAAAGGTTTAGACATTTCCTGGCTCTTTCAAGGGCTAGAAGATTTTCGAAAGATTACTGTTCGAAATATCACAGTTAAACTCGTTGGAGTCATTTCAATCTTCCTCTTTGTCAAATCTGCAAATGACCTATATCTCTATGTTTTTTTGCTAACCATATTTGAACTTTTGGGGCAACTAAGTATGTGGTTACCTGCTAGGGAGTTTATCGGTAGTTCTCATTTTAGCATAGAATATGCTAGGCATCATTTAAAGCCGGTCATATTATTATTCCTTCCTCAAGTAGCTATTTCTTTGTACATTACGCTGGATCGTACCATGCTTGGAGCCTTAGCTTCTACAAAAGATGTAGGGATTTATGACCAGGCCCTAAAATTAGTAAATATCCTTCTGACCTTGGTAACTTCCTTGGGAAGCGTTATGTTGCCTCGTGTCGCGCATTTGTTAGCGACAGGTGATCATAAGGCAGTCAATAAGATGCATGAAATGTCCTTCCTCATTTATAATTTAGTCATTTTTCCGATGATGGCAGGAATCTTGATTGTCAATGATGACTTTGTTCAGTTTTTCCTTGGTCAAGATTTTCAGGATGCACGTTATGCAATCGCCATTATGATCTTCCGTATGTTCTTTATCGGTTGGACCAATATCATGGGAATACAGATACTGATACCTCACAATCAAAATAAAGAATTCATGATTTCAACAACAGCTCCCGCAATAATCAGTGTAGGTTTGAACTTACTATTCCTTCCTAAACTTGGATATATCGGAGCAGCCATTGTTTCTGTTTTGACAGAGGCGTTGGTATGGGCGATACAATTATACTTTACCCGTAGATACCTAAAAGAAGTTCCACTTATCGGATCTTTGACAAAAATTATTCTAGCATCAGCTATCATGTATGGTATCTTGCTAGGTTTAAAAACAGTTATACATTTTTCACCAACCATAAATGTTATAGTATTTGCAGTGCTTGGTGGAATCATTTATCTTTTTGCAATTCTATCTTTGAAAGTGGTAGATATAAAAGAATTAAAACAAATAATTAAAAAATAA